The Thalassotalea psychrophila genome window below encodes:
- the aspS gene encoding aspartate--tRNA ligase: MRSLFCGEVNESHVGQEVTLCGWVNRRRDLGAVIFVDLRDREGIVQVVFDPDLQDVLATANTLRNEFCVQIKGKVRARPESQVNKTMATGAIEVLGLELNILNKSAPLPLDSNQENSEENRLKYRYLDLRRPEMTERLRFRAKVTSQVRASLEAQAFMDIETPILTAATPEGARDYLVPSRTQKGNFFALPQSPQLFKQLLMMSGMERYYQIVKCFRDEDLRADRQPEFTQIDIETSFMSAEQVMSVAEKMIRELFESLLNVDLGEFPHMTYAEAMTRYGSDKPDLRNPLEIVDVADILKDVEFKVFSGPANDPKGRVSVIKVPGAAAELSRKKLDNYTKYVGIYGAKGMPWLKVNDVDAGRDGLQSPILKFLSDDEVTQLLTRVNAASGDIIFFGADTYNVVTESLGALRLKLGEDLGMVSDEWKPLWVVDFPMFEEINGGMHALHHPFTAPTDMTAEELEANPIGALSNAYDMVLNGCELGGGSVRIHNEDMQAAVFRILGISDEEAQEKFGFLLEALRYGTPPHAGLAFGLDRIVMLMTGATSIRDVMAFPKTTTAACPLTNAPGKANPAQLVELGIQAIPKEPEETDAE, from the coding sequence ATGCGCAGTTTATTTTGTGGTGAGGTTAATGAATCTCACGTAGGACAAGAAGTAACTCTTTGTGGTTGGGTTAACCGTCGTCGTGACTTAGGTGCCGTGATCTTTGTTGATTTACGCGATCGCGAAGGCATTGTGCAAGTGGTATTTGATCCTGACTTGCAAGACGTATTAGCAACAGCGAACACTTTACGCAATGAATTTTGTGTACAAATTAAAGGTAAAGTTCGTGCCCGTCCTGAATCACAAGTCAATAAAACCATGGCAACTGGTGCTATTGAAGTTCTTGGCTTAGAGCTAAATATTTTAAATAAATCAGCGCCGTTACCACTTGATTCAAACCAAGAGAACAGTGAAGAAAATCGCTTAAAATATCGCTACTTAGATTTACGTCGTCCTGAAATGACTGAGCGTTTACGTTTTCGTGCAAAGGTAACCTCACAGGTTCGTGCTTCATTAGAAGCTCAAGCGTTCATGGATATTGAAACGCCAATCCTTACTGCGGCAACGCCTGAAGGGGCACGCGATTATTTAGTACCATCACGTACACAAAAAGGTAATTTTTTTGCATTGCCACAATCACCACAGTTATTTAAACAGTTACTGATGATGTCGGGCATGGAGCGTTACTACCAAATCGTTAAATGTTTCCGTGATGAAGATTTACGTGCTGATCGTCAACCTGAATTTACTCAAATTGATATTGAAACGTCTTTCATGTCAGCTGAGCAGGTGATGTCAGTTGCAGAGAAGATGATCCGTGAACTGTTCGAAAGTCTATTAAACGTAGATTTAGGCGAGTTCCCGCACATGACTTACGCGGAAGCTATGACTCGTTACGGCTCAGATAAGCCTGATTTACGTAACCCTCTTGAAATTGTAGATGTTGCAGACATTTTAAAAGACGTTGAATTTAAAGTATTCTCAGGTCCTGCTAACGATCCAAAAGGTCGTGTATCGGTAATTAAAGTACCAGGCGCTGCAGCAGAGCTATCACGCAAAAAACTTGATAATTACACTAAGTACGTAGGCATTTACGGTGCTAAAGGTATGCCGTGGTTAAAAGTGAACGACGTAGATGCAGGTCGTGACGGCTTACAATCTCCAATTTTGAAGTTCTTATCAGATGACGAAGTAACTCAATTATTAACACGAGTTAATGCCGCTTCTGGCGATATAATTTTCTTCGGCGCTGACACATACAATGTAGTTACTGAGTCATTAGGCGCACTTCGTCTTAAACTTGGTGAAGACTTGGGCATGGTTAGTGATGAATGGAAACCTCTTTGGGTTGTAGATTTCCCAATGTTTGAAGAAATCAATGGTGGTATGCACGCGTTGCATCACCCATTTACCGCGCCAACAGATATGACTGCTGAAGAATTAGAAGCTAATCCAATTGGCGCATTATCTAATGCTTATGACATGGTTCTAAATGGTTGTGAATTAGGCGGTGGCTCTGTTCGTATTCATAACGAAGATATGCAAGCTGCAGTGTTTAGAATTTTAGGTATCAGTGATGAAGAGGCACAAGAGAAATTTGGTTTCTTATTAGAAGCTCTACGTTACGGTACACCGCCACACGCTGGTTTAGCATTTGGTTTAGATCGCATTGTAATGCTGATGACAGGTGCTACTTCAATTCGTGACGTAATGGCATTCCCGAAAACAACTACCGCGGCTTGTCCGTTAACCAATGCTCCAGGTAAAGCAAACCCTGCACAACTTGTTGAGCTAGGTATTCAAGCTATACCAAAAGAGCCAGAAGAAACTGACGCTGAATAG
- the ruvA gene encoding Holliday junction branch migration protein RuvA, whose translation MIGRLRGILVEKQAPEILLECSGVGYEVTLPMTSFYHLPKLEQEAVIYTHFVVREDAQLLYGFANQTERKLFRLLIKVNGVGPKLALAILSNMSAGQFVHCVNLDDAGTIVKIPGVGKKTAERLLIEMRDKLKDWGSDLATPITDNMPIDLITADSSLVAMASNKDDAITALVSLGYKPVQADKAVKAVYADDMSSEELIRDALKSML comes from the coding sequence GTGATAGGACGTTTACGCGGCATTTTAGTAGAGAAGCAAGCCCCTGAAATATTACTTGAGTGTAGTGGTGTTGGTTACGAAGTTACCTTACCCATGACCAGTTTTTATCATTTACCTAAACTTGAGCAAGAGGCGGTAATTTATACGCATTTTGTTGTACGTGAAGATGCACAGTTACTGTATGGCTTTGCCAATCAAACTGAACGTAAGTTGTTTCGATTATTGATTAAAGTAAATGGTGTAGGTCCGAAACTGGCCTTAGCAATATTATCTAACATGTCTGCTGGCCAGTTTGTTCATTGTGTAAACCTTGATGACGCTGGCACAATAGTTAAAATTCCAGGTGTAGGTAAGAAAACGGCAGAGCGATTACTCATTGAAATGCGTGATAAATTAAAAGATTGGGGTAGTGATCTTGCCACCCCGATAACTGATAATATGCCAATAGACTTGATTACTGCTGATAGCTCTTTGGTTGCTATGGCATCAAATAAAGATGATGCTATTACCGCACTTGTGTCACTAGGATATAAGCCTGTGCAAGCTGACAAAGCCGTTAAAGCTGTTTATGCTGACGATATGAGTTCAGAAGAACTTATCCGTGATGCCCTGAAGTCAATGTTATAA
- a CDS encoding EAL domain-containing protein, producing MSLIASNSLLFAATQSQSKLVQLFEDKTIHVALYNDDIATTMLFDALSKERNFTVKYQKYMSYSSAVQSVISGKNHFMGNVRYHPMLKNKLAYSAPTHINELYLITSNPRLKQDFDEHRIGIHQELMTKDAIRHVLQGAKLVEYKDTNEALSLLEAGEVDGVVDFLSNNVEIFTEQYYKTNLDLQLSSQVVSLITQPGEMEPLLKVLTDYLNQDDFQKSVNVKRNELKRKAQQAVIKYLVKQSNLNLDKEYIFNLEVRRPFIYFDGNHELTGVFVEVIKKSCKLISISCVLKANAQTSWDSLYNEFLANEVQGIAPLTILDERKKQVNFTNEAHYNQMVILKRTNFKDDEFDHVSELYAQRMGVVKNDFSEWLLRNYIPQMAFEYYDTIDDAFQGLIDKEVDYITSSKSYINSQLENNIVNVTFDQRINTYHDIPLGVGFNKTEEGRNLAALFNQAFKVINLKRIVREGIPQFDFAEQISNQQTKQRRTVIFAIIILSILIYLTLKFRRISFQDDLTGLMNRRGFNHNYPQQFDDKLTMIFLDVINLKEKNDFFGLNEGDFILKTLSAHFKKLIPNGEVIRFGGNEFIILSEFNKAQCSDFIQSIKSVEVYSTKQQINHNVSFNTIVVEKGTHYQQLEQLFSIIYIALRKQKQDHENDICYINNDSIVMYLKISEFRKSLTNALQNKELTAFFQPIFDLSEDKVIGVEGLSRWYCNDKLLTPYFYFDELKALNKEAELDFLMIEIMDDCFIKLKQKGLIDEQFKMNINISFASFRKANELYQMLENMRAPKSQVCLEILEDTVLDENLLEKFSVLTQMGFNVAIDDFGAGFMSIEQIKSHYITTVKLDRSLLPLNITTSSADLTALQSLFTLLKNFDKRVVMEGVETKEQVELLKQNNINIVQGYYLSKPISFDELSDFLEHKRK from the coding sequence TTGAGTTTAATTGCGAGTAATTCTTTACTATTTGCCGCCACTCAATCGCAATCTAAACTTGTGCAGTTATTTGAAGATAAAACCATCCATGTCGCACTTTATAATGACGATATTGCTACTACCATGTTGTTTGATGCCTTATCAAAAGAGCGTAACTTTACTGTTAAATATCAAAAGTATATGTCTTATTCTTCAGCTGTACAGTCTGTAATCAGCGGTAAAAATCACTTTATGGGAAATGTTAGGTATCATCCGATGCTTAAAAATAAGCTTGCTTACTCAGCGCCAACTCACATCAATGAATTGTATTTGATCACTTCCAACCCACGATTAAAACAAGACTTTGATGAACATCGTATTGGTATTCATCAAGAATTAATGACAAAAGATGCTATCAGGCATGTTTTACAAGGTGCGAAATTGGTGGAGTATAAAGATACCAATGAAGCACTTTCCTTATTAGAAGCTGGCGAAGTTGATGGGGTGGTTGACTTTCTATCTAATAATGTTGAGATTTTTACCGAGCAATATTATAAAACTAATCTTGATTTACAATTGTCTTCACAAGTCGTTTCCCTTATTACTCAGCCAGGCGAAATGGAGCCGTTGTTGAAGGTCCTTACTGATTATTTAAACCAGGATGACTTTCAAAAATCAGTTAACGTTAAACGAAATGAGTTAAAAAGAAAAGCGCAGCAGGCGGTAATTAAATATTTGGTGAAACAATCCAATTTAAATTTAGATAAAGAATATATTTTTAACTTAGAGGTGAGAAGACCATTTATATACTTTGATGGCAACCATGAGTTAACAGGGGTTTTCGTTGAGGTGATTAAAAAATCCTGCAAGTTAATCTCAATATCCTGTGTGTTAAAAGCAAATGCACAGACTTCATGGGATAGCCTTTACAATGAATTTCTTGCTAATGAGGTGCAGGGGATTGCTCCCTTAACTATTCTTGATGAACGCAAGAAACAAGTTAATTTCACTAACGAAGCGCATTACAATCAGATGGTTATCTTGAAACGAACTAACTTTAAAGATGATGAATTTGATCATGTATCCGAGCTTTATGCCCAAAGAATGGGGGTAGTCAAAAATGACTTTTCTGAATGGTTATTAAGAAATTATATCCCACAAATGGCATTTGAATATTACGATACGATTGATGATGCATTTCAAGGGTTGATTGATAAAGAAGTTGACTATATTACCAGCTCAAAATCATATATTAATTCTCAGTTAGAAAACAATATTGTTAATGTCACTTTTGATCAACGAATAAATACTTATCATGATATTCCTTTAGGTGTTGGTTTTAACAAAACTGAAGAGGGAAGGAATCTGGCCGCCCTTTTTAATCAGGCTTTTAAAGTTATTAATTTGAAAAGAATTGTTCGAGAAGGGATACCTCAGTTTGATTTTGCAGAGCAAATTAGTAACCAACAAACAAAACAAAGAAGAACCGTAATTTTCGCCATAATTATATTAAGTATACTCATTTATTTAACCTTGAAATTTCGTCGTATATCTTTTCAGGATGATTTAACCGGTTTGATGAATCGTCGGGGCTTCAATCATAATTACCCACAACAGTTTGATGACAAACTAACGATGATATTTCTTGATGTCATTAACCTTAAAGAAAAAAATGATTTTTTTGGGTTAAATGAAGGTGATTTTATTTTGAAGACTTTATCTGCTCATTTTAAAAAGCTGATCCCTAATGGTGAAGTGATTCGTTTTGGTGGTAACGAGTTCATAATTTTGTCAGAGTTTAATAAAGCTCAATGTAGTGATTTTATACAATCCATTAAGAGTGTCGAAGTATATTCAACCAAACAACAAATTAATCATAATGTAAGTTTTAATACCATAGTTGTTGAAAAAGGCACTCATTATCAGCAACTAGAACAGTTATTTTCCATTATTTACATTGCATTGAGAAAACAAAAACAAGATCACGAAAACGACATTTGCTATATCAATAATGATTCTATTGTAATGTACCTAAAGATCAGCGAATTTCGAAAAAGTCTGACTAATGCACTGCAAAACAAAGAGCTAACAGCATTTTTTCAACCTATATTTGATTTATCTGAAGATAAAGTTATTGGAGTTGAAGGATTGTCTAGGTGGTATTGTAACGATAAATTATTAACCCCGTACTTTTACTTCGATGAACTTAAAGCCCTTAATAAAGAAGCCGAGCTTGATTTTTTAATGATTGAAATTATGGATGATTGTTTTATCAAGTTAAAACAAAAAGGGCTCATTGATGAGCAATTTAAAATGAACATCAATATCTCATTTGCTTCATTTCGTAAAGCCAACGAGCTCTATCAAATGTTGGAGAATATGCGTGCACCCAAATCACAGGTATGCCTGGAAATTCTTGAAGATACGGTGCTTGATGAAAATTTACTTGAAAAATTTTCGGTATTAACTCAAATGGGATTTAATGTAGCTATTGATGATTTTGGTGCCGGTTTTATGTCTATTGAACAAATAAAAAGCCATTACATTACTACGGTAAAACTGGACCGTTCGTTATTACCATTAAACATTACTACCTCATCAGCTGACCTAACAGCATTACAAAGCTTGTTCACGTTATTGAAGAATTTTGATAAACGAGTGGTAATGGAAGGTGTTGAAACTAAGGAGCAAGTTGAATTGCTCAAACAAAATAATATAAATATTGTACAGGGCTATTATTTATCTAAACCAATATCATTTGATGAACTATCTGATTTTCTAGAACATAAGAGAAAATAA
- the ruvC gene encoding crossover junction endodeoxyribonuclease RuvC, whose protein sequence is MSIILGIDPGSRLTGYGVIEKQGRKITYLGSGCIKTLAAGDNHPERLQIIFAGVSELILQFKPDMVAVEQIFMGLNPGGALKLGQARGAAIVAATNNGLEVSEYSARQIKQAVVGTGAADKAQVQHMVKSFLNLPATPQEDAADALAVAICHGHSYESLIKMSGRATKTVRGRLR, encoded by the coding sequence ATGAGCATCATCTTAGGCATTGACCCTGGTTCGCGTTTAACCGGTTACGGCGTTATCGAAAAGCAAGGTCGTAAAATAACCTACCTTGGTAGTGGTTGTATTAAAACCTTAGCTGCTGGCGATAATCATCCTGAACGATTGCAAATTATCTTTGCTGGTGTTTCTGAGCTTATTTTGCAATTTAAACCTGATATGGTTGCCGTTGAGCAAATATTTATGGGTTTAAACCCGGGCGGAGCACTTAAACTGGGACAAGCACGAGGTGCTGCAATAGTTGCGGCTACTAACAATGGCCTAGAAGTATCTGAATATTCAGCCCGACAAATTAAACAAGCCGTGGTTGGTACCGGTGCTGCAGATAAAGCTCAGGTACAACATATGGTTAAATCATTCTTAAACCTTCCTGCTACGCCACAAGAAGATGCCGCTGATGCATTAGCAGTAGCAATTTGTCATGGCCACAGTTACGAGTCGTTAATTAAAATGTCTGGCCGTGCAACCAAAACCGTACGCGGCCGCCTTAGATAA